One region of Camelina sativa cultivar DH55 chromosome 6, Cs, whole genome shotgun sequence genomic DNA includes:
- the LOC104790398 gene encoding uncharacterized protein LOC104790398, with product MRKRTAEASLSPGIQRNRADSFTNYRSQVTELLSQGERISSHHDQQQEASERHSESVIGAGMSNFEKENLNVLLRRCVRNLTPEVDEMQECVSSMYLISQLGNKCQSSSPINFVPEESGREREDDIQLLLSSDPDMVKNITSQYSSILLSKLDNMQQELEKLLDDVVATCRPMTHGEIRELQNSIKELPERNLNRVAEIVGNHDISCGRDFNDKVVVNLDKADTIMLWRLHCYVRAVKSAQKLAP from the exons ATGCGTAAACGAACAGCAGAAGCGTCTCTGTCACCTGGAATCCAAAGAAACAGAGCAGACTCTTTTACTAATTACAGATCTCAAGTAACTGAGCTTTTGTCTCAAGGTGAGAGGATCTCTTCTCATCATGATCAACAACAAGAAGCCAGTGAGAGACATTCTGAGAGTGTCATAGGAGCTGGGATGTCCAATTTCGAGAAAGAGAATTTGAATGTCTTGCTAAGGCGGTGTGTGAGGAATCTAACTCCAGAGGTTGATGAG ATGCAGGAATGTGTGAGCTCTATGTACCTGATTTCACAGCTAGGGAACAAATGTCAGTCATCCTCACCGATCAATTTCGTTCCTGAAGAATCCGGAAGGGAGAGA GAAGATGACATTCAGCtacttctgagttctgaccCTGATATGGTCAAGAACATAACGTCACAGTATTCTAGTATTCTGCTGTCCAAA cTGGACAATATGCAGCAGGAGCTCGAGAAACTTCTTGACGATGTTGTGGCCACTTGCAG ACCTATGACTCATGGTGAAATTCGGGAGCTTCAGAACTCAATCAAGGAGCTGCCTGAAAGAAATCTCAACCGTGTCGCTGAAATAGTAGGAAACCATGACATATCATGTGGCAGAGATTTCAATGATAAGGTTGTAGTCAACCTGGATAAGGCG GACACCATCATGTTATGGAGATTGCATTGCTATGTAAGAGCAGTCAAGAGTGCCCAGAAGCTCGCGCCCTAG